From the genome of Virgibacillus proomii, one region includes:
- a CDS encoding YezD family protein — MSKLDEVQWQYLKKSLDEMEYGSVVITVHDGRVTQIDTTEKKRFTNNNNRSLQKCK, encoded by the coding sequence ATGAGTAAATTAGATGAAGTACAATGGCAATATTTAAAGAAAAGCTTAGATGAAATGGAATACGGATCTGTCGTTATTACCGTCCATGATGGAAGGGTTACGCAAATTGACACAACGGAGAAAAAGCGGTTTACCAATAATAACAATCGTTCATTGCAAAAATGTAAATAA
- a CDS encoding PLP-dependent transferase, with translation MTERCRQETFVTQIGNRKDEPFHAVSTPVYFSTAFRHTEISSNEGYDYSRCGSPTRDVLEEAVAQLEYGDKAFATASGMAAVHLVFSLFHKNTHFISSRDIYGGNYRLFAMLQDKYGFEFTYWEGDCYDTLASNIKENTQAIFIESPTNPLMRTVDLVKVSNIAKQYDLLLIVDNTLYTPLIQQPIKEGADIVIHSATKYLAGHNDVLAGLVIAKGEKLSKQLAFLHQSIGTVLSPYDCFSLIRGIKTLALRMEKQESNAKQIVPYLQQHPLVTDVYYPGRGGMVSFEILDEVYAPLFLKAVQLFTFAESLGGVESFITYPVTQTHMDIPEEIRNAYGLSNRLLRISAGIEHANDLIADLNQAFDLIVKEDVKQT, from the coding sequence ATGACGGAACGATGTAGGCAAGAAACGTTTGTCACGCAAATTGGAAATCGTAAAGATGAGCCATTTCATGCGGTAAGTACGCCGGTCTATTTCTCTACTGCTTTTCGCCATACGGAAATTAGCTCGAATGAGGGCTATGATTATTCCCGCTGTGGAAGTCCTACTCGTGATGTGCTTGAAGAAGCAGTGGCCCAGCTGGAATACGGAGACAAAGCCTTTGCTACAGCTTCTGGGATGGCAGCAGTACATTTAGTATTTTCCCTGTTTCATAAAAATACGCATTTTATTTCGTCACGAGACATTTACGGAGGAAATTATCGGTTATTTGCAATGCTTCAAGATAAATACGGGTTTGAATTTACCTACTGGGAAGGCGATTGTTACGATACATTAGCTTCAAACATCAAAGAAAATACACAGGCAATTTTTATTGAATCACCCACGAATCCGTTAATGCGAACGGTTGATTTAGTAAAAGTTTCGAACATCGCTAAACAGTATGATCTGCTTTTAATTGTAGATAACACGCTGTATACCCCGTTAATTCAACAACCGATTAAAGAAGGAGCTGATATCGTCATTCATAGTGCAACGAAATACTTAGCTGGGCATAATGATGTGTTAGCAGGATTGGTCATTGCCAAAGGAGAAAAACTTAGTAAACAACTCGCTTTTCTTCATCAGTCGATAGGAACGGTCTTATCACCATATGATTGCTTTAGTCTGATCCGAGGGATAAAAACGTTAGCGTTGAGAATGGAGAAGCAAGAATCGAATGCAAAGCAAATCGTTCCGTATTTGCAACAGCACCCGCTTGTTACGGATGTTTACTATCCCGGTCGAGGCGGGATGGTCAGTTTTGAAATTCTCGATGAAGTTTATGCACCACTGTTTTTAAAGGCTGTACAATTATTTACCTTTGCAGAGAGTCTAGGAGGAGTAGAAAGCTTTATTACGTATCCTGTTACCCAAACACATATGGATATTCCGGAAGAAATTCGCAATGCATATGGTTTGTCTAATCGTTTACTGCGGATTTCAGCAGGTATTGAACACGCAAATGATCTAATTGCAGATTTAAATCAAGCGTTTGATTTAATCGTAAAGGAGGATGTGAAACAAACATGA
- a CDS encoding ABC transporter ATP-binding protein — protein MYTEKVLSLKNVSMSYGSKNVLNNINLDVYPGQIIGYIGPNGAGKSTTLKIMLGLVEEYSGTVEIFGEDIATSDYSYKRKIGYVPENAEIYDNLTANEYLTFIGELYGMEQNEAANKAESLMQQFGMEDVLHTRISSFSKGMRQKVLIISSLLHNPDLIFLDEPLSGLDANSVMIIKDILEQLVAHGKTIFYSSHIMDVVEKISNRIVLLLDGDIAADGTFEELREQNKQGSLEGIFNQLTGFDAHKQTAEKFVRIVTNGDNND, from the coding sequence ATGTATACGGAAAAAGTGCTGTCATTAAAAAATGTATCTATGAGTTATGGGAGCAAAAACGTATTAAATAACATTAATCTCGATGTATATCCAGGACAAATTATTGGATATATTGGACCTAATGGTGCCGGAAAAAGTACCACCCTTAAAATTATGCTCGGTTTAGTGGAAGAATATAGTGGTACGGTAGAAATCTTTGGCGAAGATATTGCAACAAGTGATTATTCATATAAGCGTAAAATTGGTTATGTTCCAGAAAATGCAGAGATTTATGATAATCTGACAGCAAATGAGTATTTAACATTTATTGGTGAGCTTTACGGCATGGAGCAAAACGAAGCAGCAAACAAAGCCGAAAGCCTCATGCAGCAATTTGGCATGGAAGATGTTTTACATACACGTATTTCTTCGTTTTCCAAGGGGATGCGGCAAAAAGTTTTAATTATTTCCAGCCTCTTACATAACCCAGATTTGATTTTTCTTGATGAACCATTAAGTGGACTGGATGCCAATAGTGTGATGATTATAAAAGACATCTTAGAGCAGCTAGTCGCACATGGGAAAACGATTTTTTACTCTTCGCATATTATGGATGTTGTCGAAAAGATTAGTAATCGCATTGTACTCCTTCTAGATGGAGATATTGCCGCAGATGGAACGTTTGAAGAATTACGAGAGCAGAATAAGCAAGGTTCCTTGGAAGGTATTTTCAACCAATTAACCGGGTTTGATGCGCATAAACAAACAGCAGAGAAATTTGTACGGATTGTGACAAATGGTGATAACAATGATTAA